The region catcagggctcaaacaactcctactcatgctagtgggtttcatctatttactgtggcaatgacaggtcatgcaaaggataaaggggttcagctaccgcagcaagtaacaaatatgtcgttgttgtcctaatgcagtaaaagagagcaggagcgagagagtgggattttatcggaatgaacaagggggttttgcttgcctggcacttctgaagatagcattgagtcttcatcagtgtcaacgatcacaacgtcggaacaacgtctaccgagggggaacaacaccggcaaacacagaagaaacacgatcaatgcaatgcacaatatgatgcatgctatgacatggcaatatgaatgtgttttgggctaatgcacctagctatgatttaaatgaagttggtttgaatagatgattcaaattccaactccatatatgattatttaaatgccctttatttgttttgtccaaaacaaaggacaaacattgttcaaacatgcatgaaaatggtacagatggattccttgaatttttctgataatttttcatatataaattatttcatttggagttacggttgaatttctatgattttttgaagtttgggatattttctggattttctgaattattttaaatccagaaagaattaattgcgtcagcctgacgccagcatgatgtcagcgagtcaacggccaggtccaggtcaaacctgacgtgcggggtccacatgttagtgacacaggaactaatcccggtcaaacccagcgctgactggggtttgaccaggggtggggcccactgtcagtggctgtaggttgtttaactagctgggttagctcctaatgacggagccacatcagctcccgccggagtttcgctggcgacgacctaaactgcggcggcaactcgccggacttgagctgcgggcgtcggatggatgcgcgaaggccaccagggggtagcccgcgctcgaccgcgTCTAGCTGAGCGATCGGAAGGCCTCGGAGTCGCCGGAGATGACGGCGGTGAGCACAGAAGcgacggccggagctcgggcgagctcgaggtcgaggccacagcggccttggtgatgcggggttaacacctacggtgtctacgcggtgcggcgagaacgttggacgcatgcccgggaccgaatggtcaccggagcgtcatcgccggcgagctttTGCGGCGGCGCttgtcggtcatcaagggggcgacggctacggcaatcaaacgaagaggggaagagggggaaacggtggcggagctcacagcggtgctgtagggatggttagccggctcggggacgtcctgcgtgcggcggatcgacgacgatggtggccggagcccgagggggaagacgacggcgatggcgacgttgctggcctcccggggtcacgtgcgtcgtgtgtgtagctccacggggtcgggacggagctcagggatgcggagagggagcgagggggtggctgtggccatgggggagctcgtcggcggcgacggctgcgttcgggcgagtgagagagaggaagcagaggagggggaagagttcgggagagagtgagagagttccaggggggtggcgtggcacacatggaggcgtccagggtgtcggggtggagcggcaagcaggaggtggccggggcgtgcaccggcgtgcgtcggccacgcgcctgtgcctactggtgcgaggaggaaggcgacagggggggagtggagatgggctgggccggaagtgttgggccgtccaggtgggcttcggtgagcgccaggtaagttacaggtgagtttctgttcttttattgtttttctgtttctgttttttatactttgccacttttttttcaaatttaacaaatccaaaacagtgccaaatatcctctgaataatttatgttgctagatggacttttccaaaagctcataaaatatttcaggggtatttgaaattatattctaattatatgaatataattcaaattcaaataactaatgatttaaattcaaagtcccaagattaagtccttaaaaatgttcaatattttggttgggaccagaaccctttgccaaaattatcaaacatttaagaagagcattttggaacaatgaatgagattttagggtttttgcccttcttttatttagggttttgaggcttccaaatttcctcagttcaagttttcaaaatttaaacatgatgcaaacactaggcagcaccagaagctagggatgtgacaggtggCCACGTGAAGGAGCCGGCGTCCCACAAGCGCCTCCGCCGCATGAAGGATGAGCCGGTGTCACCCCAGTCGCACAGCCGCTACACGCGGATTGACGAGCTGGCGTCACCACCACGACACCACCGCCACCTAATAGAGGAGGAGCCGTTGCCCGCGATTGCCAAGGCGCGTGGCCGCATTCTCCACTAACTCGAAGGAGGCGATTACGGCGGTGCCTCGGGCTCGAGGGCCGTCAGGTCCGAGGCGGAGCACGCGGCGAGGCAGCAAACAAGGTACGACTGGCGCAATGTTAGTCGCCGCTTCGCGTTTGCCAAAAGCGATGTGGTGCCGGAATGATTCTGTAACGACCCTAACGTCGCTGCAGTGTGGGCGATCGACCGCTCCATCACCACCGCGGAGACGGCCGCCAGGCGTCGCTGCCGCCTTGACGGCGAGCTCGCCAAGATCGGTGAGGAGTGGTTCGTTTAGCGACTGTTGCCAACGCCGGCAGGGGCAAGGCCGCCCCCAGGGCTCCGCTGCAGTGGCCAAGGCAGCCCTCCGCACAGCGCAACAGGAGGCGGAGTGGCTCCTCCGCGAGCGGCAGGCAGCCGCCGGACAAGACTGCCGCAACCCTTTGGCATCCTTGCGACGCTAGagggacgacaacgacgacggcagGTGGTCGTTCCATATAGGGTTTAGTTTTTTAAATACTAATTTTTAGTAAAATGATCGAAAAATCGTCCATTTATGTAAATTATATCTGAACTTGAATGAAATCCGCCcaatttgcacgaatttcgtctaaTTAGTTTGAACCGTTCTTGAAATGTATGTGGGCGGTGTTGGATGGCGGCCTCCGGCATCAGTGTCCGCGGACAGATGCCGGAGCAAAAAAAAATTGACCGGAAGCAAATTTGCGTGTCATCGTTGAAGACGCCCTTATCTCTCAAAACTCTGAAAAACCAACATATTATAACAATGTTGTGATTCATATTCCGAGTTAATTGTGAGCCTGTTAAACTCCAGGATGGTTTTGCTTCGGCAAAAAATGTTTATTGACTTTTGCATTGCTTGTTTTGTGGAACCCTTGGACAACGTTTCGTCTTCACAGCTGACCTAACATTGTTGATGTTTTGAACGGTCGTACCTGCCCTGAACGCAGCTTCACTGCTTCCACAACTGCAGCCCAAAGAACCAGAGTGCTGCCGCTCCCAAACCTTGAACAAATATAGACTCAGAAACACATACATTGGACAGAAGTGCAGACAAGTAGATGAACAAACTTGTTGCAAAATCTGTACTCTCTCCCCTCGCCGACTTTTGCACCCTATAAGTAGCCAGCAGCCCCAGCTATCTCTCCCACACTCAAACTGCGCTGCCAGAGATAGCCGGTGCTGCACATGTCTAACACTATGGCTCCGAAAAACTCAgctatcttcctccttgggcttcttctctcatGCGTGGCCATGAGTAGTGCGGCGAGAATCCTTGAGGAGACCGTTCCGTCCCAGGAAGAGCACCAGACCGAGGTGCCACAGATTCCCAAGGTAGACCTTCCACCGTTACCGGAAGTACACCTTCCACCTAAGCCTGAGCTTCCCAAAGTGGAGCTGCCGCCGGTCCCGGAGATGCACCTGCCATTTAAGCCTGAGCTTCCCAAGGTGGAGCTGCCACCGGTCCCTGAGGTGCACTTGCCACCCAagcctgagctgcccaaggtggagTTGCCGACGTTCCCGGAGGTTCACTTGCCACCCAAGTCGGAGATGCCCAAGGTGGAGCTCCCGCCGAAGCCCGAGATGCCAAAGGTGGAGCTTCCACCAAAGCCCGAGATGCCCACTGTTCCCGTGTTCCACTTCCCAAAGCCAGAGGCCAAGCCATGAGAATTGCCTTCTCAATATTATCGCCTCGTTCTACTTCGCTCGTACATGTACCCTAGTGTTGTGTTGCGTCAACGGTCTGATTGTTTAGTCATGGTCGACGATCACTGTGAGTGATATGTTTATATAAATATATATTTGATCGAAATATGTATCTGGCAACCATGTGGCAGATTGCAAAACGATCTACCGCATCCAGCCCCGTCAGATCTGGCAACCGCTCGATCTGCATCTCCTCCATTCGCGACTCCTATGCCCGAGCGCCCAGGCATGGCGCCGCGAGCACGCATTGACTGGCCATCAGCAGCTTCGATCGAACCACCTATTCCCTCGCACCCCTCGAGCACCAACGCCTCCTCAAGTCGCCGCCATAGCCTGCTGCTCCAGCGAGCAGCTCCTTCCATGGCCAACACTCGCCGGTGCAGGAGCTCTATCACCATCTCCACGGGATTCCTGCCTCCCCTGCAGCCCATCGACGACCAGGTCCTGCACACGTCTCGGCCATAGCAGCCTCTGCTGGCCGCTGTTCTGCTGGCCGAGCTTCTAGCCACGGCCATAGGCTCCGGCGAGCGCCGACTTCAAGATAGGACACTTGCATCGATCTCCTTCATCTTTGAACAATAAGTTGCGTGCTCAACTAAAATGGATTCGCAATGAAGAGATCTACGAATTTCATGTTGAAGTCCACGCGATTTGTAGCCTAAATCAACAAGTATGATGGATAATTGGGAGTTCTTTGTGTCTGTGTTTTCAGTTTTCAGTTTTCAATACAGGTTTGGTTGGTTGGAGGTTGAAGACAACATTCTCGGTCAGCTACAGAGAGAGAAAAGAGTTGGGCTGAGCCCAATGCTGGGTAGAGGCCTAGTTAGGAAAACTTAATGTTGGCTAAAGAAAACATGTTCTATGGATTTTTTAGCTTCACTGGTGCATCATTTGTACTACATTTTAAGACCTAACAACTTACGTATAAATATTATGCTAACTCCGTGAGCGGCAGGCAGCCGCCGGACAAGGCTGCCGCAACCCTTCGGCATCCTTGCGACGCTGGagggacgacaacgacgacggcagGTGGTCGTTCCATATAGGGTTTAGTTTTTTAAATACTATTTTTTAGTAAAATGGTCGAAAAATCATCCATTTATGTAAATTATATCTGAACTTGAATGAAATCCGCCcaatttgcacgaatttcgtctgaTTAGTTTGAACCGTTGTTGAAATATATGTGGGCAGTGTTGGATGGCGGCCTCCGGCATCAGTGTCCACGGACAGATGCCAGAGCAAAAAAAAAATTGACCGGAAATGCCGAAGCAAATTGAGGGTCATCGTTGAAGACGCCCTTATCTCTCAAAACTCTGAAAAACCAACATATTATAACAATGTTGTGATTCATATTCCGAGTTAATTGTTAGCCTGTTAAACTCCAGGCTGGTTTTGCTTCGGCAAAAAATGTTTATTGACTTTTGCATTGCTTGTTTTATGGAACCCTTGGACAACGTTTCGTCTTCACAGCTGACCTAACATTGTTGATGTTTTGAACGGTCGTACCTGCCCTGAAGGCAGCTTCACTTtttaaatcctcaaaaacctaacagaaaaaaagttacggggcttttaagatccggaagcaaaaaaaaatcatcaaatttcagttttttttgttaaatctagtcaaactatggtcaaactaattattcaagaatattagtgttactaaataattattccagtttttttgaattttggtaaaatctggtcaaactatggtcaaactaattattcaagaaatattagtgttactagttttttagaacaatagtttcaaactcaaacagtgaaatgtgtgacttcatactcaagctaaattcctgaggttaataggattgacatcttactattgtgaggaaaacaacaagtgcagacttggaaacgagggagaatagaatccaaa is a window of Triticum dicoccoides isolate Atlit2015 ecotype Zavitan chromosome 2B, WEW_v2.0, whole genome shotgun sequence DNA encoding:
- the LOC119363075 gene encoding protein PELPK1-like, whose translation is MSNTMAPKNSAIFLLGLLLSCVAMSSAARILEETVPSQEEHQTEVPQIPKVDLPPLPEVHLPPKPELPKVELPPVPEMHLPFKPELPKVELPPVPEVHLPPKPELPKVELPTFPEVHLPPKSEMPKVELPPKPEMPKVELPPKPEMPTVPVFHFPKPEAKP